GACCACGAGCGCGAGCGCGCCCATCACGCCGAGCACCAGGCACACCTGCTCGCTCGAGACCCGGAGCCCGAGCCGGACCGTCCGGGCGGAGTGGGCCGGCAGGGACGGGACCTGGGGCGGTGCCGCCAGGCTGCGTCGCCGGAACCGCTCACGGACCATCCACCACAACCCGATCAGCAGCAGCAGCTGGATGAGCACGGCGCACAGCAGCCGAGCCGCGTTGGTCAGCGAGCCGAGGTCGACGCCGACCTTCTCGAGCACCGTGCCGACCGGGGTGACCGGGGCCGCGGACGGCTCGACCAGGGCCGGACGGGTGTCGGCCGGCCCGGGGTCCTTGACCAGCGCGAGCCGCCGCGGGAACTCCTTGCGGGCGGCCAGCGTCGCGTCGACGAACTGGTCGAGGCGCTCCCGCTCGCTCACCTGCTTGCCACCGAAGATGAAGAAGTTGCGGTCGGAGGAGCCGACGTCCTTGGCGTCACGGTCGAACATCGACGTGATCGCGTCCCGCGCCACGTCGATCGGGTGACCCCCGGTGTGCGTGACCGGGCCCGTCCAGATCAGGGCGGTCAGGGCCAGCAGCAGCACGGTCGCGGGGTGCAGCAGCACGAGCGGCCGCTCGGTCTTCCTCCCGCGACGGCGGTCGGCCAGCACCAGGATGCCGAGCAGGACCAGCGCGCCACCGAGGGCCAGCCCCAGCAGGTAGGTGGTGGAGTAGTGCGACAGCACGACCCCGAGCCCGAAGGTGACGACCAGGATCCGCTGGGTCCACTGCCACATCGCCGGCTCCGTCGCGACCAGCAGCACCAGCGCGAGGAACAGGAAGGCGACCTCCTGGCGGACCAGGTAGGGCATGTCGGTGTTGAACGTCGGGAACGCCACGACCAGCGCGACCGAGACCAGCGCCAGGCGGCGCGACAGCAGGCGACGGAAGGTGAGGAACAGCAGCACCGGCGCGAGGGCGAAGGCGACCTGCAAGCCGATCTTGAACCAGAAGACGCCGGACAGCCCGGTCACGTTGGTCAGCAGCGTCGGCAGCAGGGTGACGCTGAGACAGGCGGTGTAGGCGTTCTGCAGCAGGTCCATCGACCAGTGGTGCGCGTCCGCGGTCAGCGAGAAGACGTAGTACTCCGCCTGCACGTCGTGGCCGGTGATGCCCCAGCCGCGCAGCGAGGTCGCGAGCAGCAGCGCCAGCGACACCAGGAAGACCGTCCAGGCGTCGCGCGAGAGCGAGCCCTCGCGCAGCATCAGCGCGAGCAGGGCGCCGATGGCGAGCAGCAGCGCGAGGACGGCGACCTGGCCGCCGGCCCCGTTGTTGAGGCGTACGGCGCCCACGACCGACAGCAGGAGCGCCAGGACCCCGAGGGCCTGCGCGGGCTCGACCCGCGCGTCCCACGCCCGCTGCCGCAGGCCGGCGAGCTCCTCACGGGTCGCGAGGGGCACGTCGCGGCGCCACGCCAGCAGCAGCCCGTCGACGACGAACCACGCGAACGCGAGGACGGGAGCGGTGAGCGGCTCGTCGGTGCCGACCACCGGGACCACCCAGTTGACCGTCAGGCCGACCACGAGCAGCAGGAGCAGCGAGAGGCCGGCGGCGTAGGCGAACCGCGACGCGCCGTTCTCCGCCTGCAGACGGGTGCGCCGGTGGACCAGCAGGGCCGGCAGCGCGACGAAGGTGGTCAGCGCGACCAGGGGCCGCACGACCGGGAGGTCGACGTCGAGCGCGATCACCATCTGGAGGACGGCGAGCACGACGAGCTGGACGCCGAGGCCCTTGACCGGCTTGCGCGTCTTGTCGGCCCGCCGAGCGCCTGGGCGCGTGACCGGCTCGCGCACCGCCGCGCCGTCGGCGGAGCGGTTGGCGGCGGACCCGATGGCAGCGACGTCGCTCACGACTCCCCCTCCGGCGGCAGGCCCCAGTGGGACAGCGGGATGTCGTAGAGCTCGGGCCACTGCCGGAGGTAGGGCTCGTGCACCTCGAGCATCGCCTCGAGGAGCTCCTGGGGGCCCGCGTAGTCCTCGGCCCACAGCGGCGGGTGGATCCGCATGAGGGGCCTGACGTCGTCCGGGTGCTCGAGCTCGGAGGTCATGATGACGACCGGGGCACCGGTGGCGATCGCGAAGCGCGGCGCCCCGAAGGAGCCGATCACGTCGCGGCCGAGCAGCCGCATCGGCGTGCGACCCGGGACGTCCACCGCGATCGACAGGGTGTGACCCGCCTGGAGCTCCTCAAGCAGCCCCTGGGAGCCGCGGGCGGCGCTGATCATCACCGAGCCGCCCATCGCGGCGATCTTCAGGTGCTGGCGCAGCCAGGCCGGGAGGGCCCCGAACAGCTTCTCCGCCCCCACCTGGCGCATGTGGAAACCCGCGTCGGCCAGCGGCTTGGCGGTGGCCTCGACGTGACCGTGATGCATCCAGTTGAAGACCACGCCCTTGCCGTGCGCGACGGCCTTCTCGAGGTGCTCCAGGCCCTCGAACCGCAGGTCGGTGGTCAACGACGGGTGCCAGCGCAGCTCACCGCGCAGCGCCTGGCGGTAGACGTAGCGCCTTGCTGCGGCCTCGATGTCGGCCGAGGGGTCGGAGTGCTCGAGCAGGAACGCCATCTGCCTGCGGGCGTCGGCACGCACCCCCTCGTTGCGCCAGCCCACCCACGCGCGCAGCCGGGCCAGGGCGACCATGAGCGGCACGGGCAGGAGGCCCCGCAGGCGTCCGGCGACGACGCCGGCCACGACGACCGGGGTGGCGTCGGTCATGTCGACCCCGAGCACGCGGGTCAGTGCCTTCTCGACGACGGCGTTCACCGGCCGGCCCCCTTCTTGGCGGGCTTCGCACCGGGCCGGGTGGCGGCGCAGTGCACGCGCAGCGCCTCAGGGCGGTCCTGGATCCTGACGGCGACGTCGTAGGCCCCCCGCGCCGGCGCCACGAGCCGGGTGCGGAGGCTGCGCGTGGCACCGGGGGCGATCTCGACGGCGGCGCGCCGCGCGAAGCGCTTCTGGCCCGCGAGGGCCGGGTCCGCGGCGACGGTGAAGCGCAGCGTCTCGGCGGCGGCGAGTTGGCTGACCACGCTGAAGCGCAGCAGCGGGCGGCGCGCGGCGCACAGCTGCAGCGGCGACCGGGTCAGCGCGAGCTCGACGAACGGCTGCTCCTGGCGCGTGGTCGAGAGCCTGATCTGCTCGTCGGACTGTCCGAGGACGACGACGAGCGAGGTCAGCAGGAGGGCCAGGCCGGTCACCGGCAGCGCACGCTGCCACCAGCGCGGAGCCGGCCGGCGGGTCGGCTCCTCGGGCGCGAGGGCATGACTCTCCCTGGGCATGCGGACTCCTCCGGGGTCGAACTTGAGGGGGCGGCCGTCTCTCTCCCCCTGGCCGCGAGGTTGCACTGTCAACGCGTCCGAGCAGACGAGGTTACGCAGGTCAGAGGGCCCCTAGGGGGCGAATGAGCGAAGGAACGACCGCACCCAGGCGTCGTACCTCGCGGGCCCCTGGTTCCACGACTCGACGTGACCGGCACCGGGGACGACGTGCAGCTCGACGTCCCGGGGCTCCAGCCGGGCCAGCCGCTGCGACGACCCCACCGGCACGTCGGGGTCGGACTCCCCGTGCATCACCAGCACCGGCACCTTGACCCACGAGCGGTCCGCCACGTGGTCGACCGCGTCGAGGTCCTGGTCGGTGCGCATCTCGGCCAGGCGCAGGCCCCAGCTGGTGAGGACGTCCGGGGCCGGCAGCCCGACCAGCGGCAGCGTCGCGTCCGCCTCCTTGTGCTCGATCGCCTCGCGTACGTCGAGCAGGGGCGCGTCGAGCACGACGGCCGCCACGCGGGCCGAGAGCGGGGAGCGCTCGAGGAAGCTCGCGATGATCGAGCCGCCCATGCTCGCGCCGAGCAGCACCACCCGCCGAGCGCCACGCTTGTGCGCCAGGCGCACGGCGGACTCGAGGTCCGCCCACTCCGTCGCGCCGAGGTGGGCGGTGCCGCCGCCGTTCTCGGGGTCGGCGCGGTAGCCGATGTCGAGCGAGGGCAGCCCCATCGCGACGGTGGTGCTCATCAGCCGGAACATCTCCGACCGCGCCGCACCGCGGCCGTGCACGAGGATCGCCCAGGTGTCGCCCCGGCCGGGCACGAACCACGCCGGCAGCCCGGTGGAGGGCCCGTCGACCACGACGGTCCGCACGTGCGGGAAGACGCGCCGCGCGTCGCGCGGGTAACCCTCGCGCGTGAAGCGAGCGGTCTCCCCGCTCCTCGGCCGCGCTCCGCCCAGCACCCGCAGCATCCGGGTGGCGCGCTCGTCGTCGCCCTCGACCACCTTCGTCACCTGGCCCCAGCCGCGGCCCCAGTCCAGGCCCCACGCGCGGCCGGCCCGCAGCCAGGTGGGACCGCCGGGGACCTGCTTCAAGGTGACCGTGGAGCGGTCCGCGGCGACGATCTCGACGTAATCTTTCCAGAACTCGGCCGGCACGTGGATCGCGGTCTCCACGTCGTCGGAGACCCGCCAGACCTGCCGTGCACCCAGGCCGACGCCCACCACGACCACGAGCGCCAGCACGGTGGCGAGCGGCCGCACGACACGTGCCGCCCACGGGCGAGGCTGCCGCCGACGTCCCCCTCGTCTAGCCCCCGCCACCGGCGACCTCCTCCAGGACGGCCTCGAGCACGTCGAGGTGAGCGTTCCAGGTCGGGATCGTCCGGGCCACCTCCTGGCCACGCGCACGCAGCGTGTCGAGCGCGACCGGGTCGCGGGCGAGGTCGGTGAGGAGGTCGCGCAGGGCGTCGGGGGTGACCTCCAGCTCCACCACGCCATCACCGAGGCCGAGCGCCCGCATCGCGGGGTCGGCGTTGACCACGACCGCCTCCCCGCACAGCAGCGCCTCCATCGGGGTCATCGGCCCCTCGCCGACGCTCGCGCACACGAAGACGTCGCACGCGCGGTA
This genomic window from Nocardioides marmoribigeumensis contains:
- a CDS encoding LpxL/LpxP family acyltransferase; translated protein: MNAVVEKALTRVLGVDMTDATPVVVAGVVAGRLRGLLPVPLMVALARLRAWVGWRNEGVRADARRQMAFLLEHSDPSADIEAAARRYVYRQALRGELRWHPSLTTDLRFEGLEHLEKAVAHGKGVVFNWMHHGHVEATAKPLADAGFHMRQVGAEKLFGALPAWLRQHLKIAAMGGSVMISAARGSQGLLEELQAGHTLSIAVDVPGRTPMRLLGRDVIGSFGAPRFAIATGAPVVIMTSELEHPDDVRPLMRIHPPLWAEDYAGPQELLEAMLEVHEPYLRQWPELYDIPLSHWGLPPEGES
- a CDS encoding alpha/beta hydrolase, which codes for MRPLATVLALVVVVGVGLGARQVWRVSDDVETAIHVPAEFWKDYVEIVAADRSTVTLKQVPGGPTWLRAGRAWGLDWGRGWGQVTKVVEGDDERATRMLRVLGGARPRSGETARFTREGYPRDARRVFPHVRTVVVDGPSTGLPAWFVPGRGDTWAILVHGRGAARSEMFRLMSTTVAMGLPSLDIGYRADPENGGGTAHLGATEWADLESAVRLAHKRGARRVVLLGASMGGSIIASFLERSPLSARVAAVVLDAPLLDVREAIEHKEADATLPLVGLPAPDVLTSWGLRLAEMRTDQDLDAVDHVADRSWVKVPVLVMHGESDPDVPVGSSQRLARLEPRDVELHVVPGAGHVESWNQGPARYDAWVRSFLRSFAP